The following DNA comes from Capsicum annuum cultivar UCD-10X-F1 chromosome 7, UCD10Xv1.1, whole genome shotgun sequence.
taagtagacctcatataagatgtcaaattaattcaaagtaatattgaggtaatttattatttatgtctattttatcatttttattaaatattattaattttttaatatttagatgacctctaataattaattaggggtaatatagtaaaattacgattgaagcagctgaagcagatttgtcataaatgtttattttactttttttcattaaatattattaattttttaattcttaaatatcatataataattaattaggtatgatatagtaaaatcacgaagcaagCAGGCAGGAGACAAGCGTACGTGACGACGTAGTGTAGTCTTCATttatttagttgataatttaagttgttaattgacacccataaaattttgaaagtcaatcaaatatttaatatttttaatttttgtttagttattaattgttgtgattaatatattttttacgtattttaaaaaaatataaaacaaattaattattttttagatattttgagttGTTAACTATgacaatttatagtactttttacgTAATTtaccaataatatattttttaaaaacatataaaaaattaattatttttagatattttaagttgataactattgtaatttataatacctttttgacattgtaatttacaattttaagttgttagctaatttataatactctctctATTCAagtttttgtggcattgataattaattatatatctaaaataatttaagtttttacttattatgatttataataatttttcatctattccaatttaagtggcactgatataattttgatgtCAACCGAATACCACAATTGAAGTAGCAAAGTAGGcatatcttaaatgactcataataactaattagaagtgatgcTATAAAAATGCTTATGGAAAAAATTTAAGTAAAccttatataagatgtcaaattaatttaaaatattattgaggtaatttattattttatgtctattttattttttattaaatattattacttttttaatatttagatgacctctaataactaattaggggtgatagagtaaaattacgattgaagcggctgaagcaggcatgtcttAAATGtccattttacttttttattaattatttaatacttaaatgtcatataataattaattaagaatgatatagtaaaattatggagcaAACAGACATAACGACGGAGTGGAGTCTGCTTGAGCAGTTCCACTCCCACTTATTATATAGGATGCCGGCTCTACCCATTAAAAAAAAGGCAATCGCCTAAGGCCTCCAAATTTGGAGggcatcattttttttttagtaataatagattatgattttttattaaaaaattattaaatattttatagaaaAACATAACATTCttatataaaagtaaagaattattagaaaaaatttgatatatttaaagtgctatgtctcaagaaagattagagggattagttatattagtgaaaaaaattattagaagaatcGACTATAATATTAACAACTTTGcatcttaaaatttaaaatatcgactttattaaaaaaaatattttttaaaaaaatttaaggcctcttttaatttttgtcttaGGTCACCGATGTGTTTGAGTCGCCCTTGTATATATACTAGACtattagggatcgtttggtgtaAGTTGTAAGGTATACTAGTTTTCGGATAAAATGTAAGATTGTATGCTTCATTTGGTTGGATGTATAACTTAGTCCCAAAATTATTTATccaccatttataccataatgatggaataagttatctcatatatatAATGAGATAACTAATCCAAAATTAATTATCTCGagataactctttcccaaccaaacaaCCCTTACAAACTGCACCACTTATTTTTACCTTTACAATATTTTACATGGATGATTAATAATATAAAGTGATAAGGTAATTACCAATTCTTTAAACAAAATAACCTTACGAGTTGATAGAACGACGACATAACTCAAGTAATTAAAACTTGTAATCCTTCGTTCTTAATTAGTTGTCGttcttactaaaaatagatatttcttAATACTTGTCATTTTCACAGGAAGTCTAGATATGAATTGTTCCCTTACcctctctaacggctctctctctaacggctctctctctttctccctaACCTCTCTCTCTCGCTGGCCCCGGTCCCCGGTCCCCGTCCTCGTCGTcgaccgtcggcgccgacccgacccgacctccggtccccaGCGCCGACCTCCGGCGCCggtctaacggctctctctctctaacGGCCCTCTCCGATCCCCggcccccgtcgccgtcgccgaccttcggcgccgacccgacccgaccgccggccccgacctccggtccccggcgccgctCCCCGCCACCCTCCCGTTCCAAGTCGTTCCCCCTCCCCCCCGCTGTTCATACCCCCCCCACCCTTTTCTGTCCATACCCCCCCTCCCCCCTGCGCGGGGGCGGGGTACACCAGCCCTCTCCCCCACCTCGGCCTCCATCCAGCCGCCACCCGGTCTCCAGTCGCCAACTCGATCCCCAACAGCCGAGCTCGGTCTTCAGTCGCAGCTCCGTCTGCACCCGCCGCCCcctctccagcagccgcagctccatCTCAGCACCGGAATCCCCCGGAAGCAGGTCAACACTGGGATTTGTTTTTCGGCTTGGTCTACAAGCGTAAttcggtgacttctaacctttgttatttcattatttcatatttcattgtatttcattatttcatatttcattctgTTGTCtgtgtgtgagccttgtatttcctgtGGCCGCTTCGATACTACCATCgtgtatatctttatattttcttatactttcgtgtagttgtggctgtaggcggtaatgggtggatagggttatgtccgagggggttggggcgtgagGCCGTGGTGGGGAcgggggatgaggagagggcgagagtgggagggaggccaaggtttggccgcgggagGGTAGGGGAGGGCGTGTGGatagtgacggtaggctgagggttgggtcttggaatatagggacccttcagggtaagtccatagagcttgtgaagattcttaggaagaggaggatcaacattgcgtgtgttcaagagaccaagtgggtagggtctaaggctagggatgtggatggttacaagctgtggtacgctgggagcgagaggcgtaggaatggagttggcatcttagtagatgaagagcttagaggtcaggtagtagaagTGAAGAGGATcaatgataggttgatgactattaagttggtcatgcgggggtttaccctgaacgtgtgtagtgcttatgcatcgcaagtgggatcggagggggaggagaagatgcggttttgggaggctttgaaggaggtggtgagaggcgtgcctagttcggagaagattgtggtagcaggggatttcaacgggcacatcagagcgttaccgggaggctttggtgatgtgcatggtggttttggttttggggagagaaatgaggatggggctaccctattggagtttgcgaggacctttgggctggtggtggtgaactcgggcttcccgaagaaggacgagcacctgatcacctttcgaagcgcaatagccaggacccagattgactttttgttgcttaggaaaggagATAGAGCGTTGTGTAAgaactgtaaagtcatcccgagtgagaatctttcgacccagcataggctcttggttatggatttgggtataaagaagaatagaaagaggaggagtaaggagtgtaaacctagaattaagtggggcggcctgacgccagtgaatgcgtgggagataggggagaggttggcgggaatgggggtgtgggagtgtaggggggacgtggatagtatgtgggacagggcggcaaggtgcatcagggagaatgcaagtgaggtgttgggtgtttctaggggccgggccgggcaccatcagggggattggtggtggaatgaagaggtggaaaagaaagtggggaccaagaaaggggcgtatgctaagttggtggagagtaaggaggaagaggagaagcgggtaaacaggaaagagtataagttagcgaggaaggaggctaagtcagcagtcacggcagctaagacggccgcttttgagagcttgtatgcagggttacaggggaaaggaggggagaaaaagttgtttagactcgctaaggctaggaaGAGGAAGGTTCGTGACCTCGATTAGGTGAGgtacattaagggggaggacgctagagtgttggtggaggacggccacattaagaatagatggcggtcgtactttcataggctcttaaatgacgaaggggatagagctattgtgttaggggaactggagcactcagaggagtgtcgggattttagctattgtagacgttttaaggtagaagaggttagacaggctgttcgcaggatgcgaaggggtagggcgacggggccgaatgagataccggtggagttttggaagttcgttggagaggctggtgtaaggtggttgactggactGTTTAATAAAATCTTCacgacggcaaagatgcccgaggcttggaggtggagtaccatgatccctctctataagaataagggggacattcagagttgcaataactatagggggattaagttattgagtcactctatgaaaatctgggagagagtggtcgaggtgaggctgagacggatagtgtctatttcagaaaaccagtttggatttatgcccggccgctcgacgacggaggcaatccacctggtacggaggttggtggaacagtatagggaaaggaagaaggatctgcacatggtgtttatcgacctggagaaggcttacgacaaagtccccagggaggtgctttggagatgtttggaggtgagtggagtaccgctggcatatatcagagcaattaaggatatgtatgatggagcgaaaacccaggtgaggacggcgggaggagactctgagcatttcactgtcctgacaggattgcaccagggatctactcttagtccctttttgtttgcgttggtgatggatgtgttgacgcggcgtattcaaggggaggtggcgtggtgtatgctttttgcagacgatgtagttctgatagatgagactcgagggggtgtgaatgacaaattagaggtgtggaggcaaactcttgagtctaaagggttcagggtgagcagaagcaagacagagtatgtggaatgcaagtttaatgacgtgaggcgggagaatgaggtagtagtgaagttggaagcacaggaggtatgtaagagggataatttcaagtatcttgggttcgtgatccagagtaacggtgagattgacgaggatgtctcgcaccgtattggggcggaatggatgaagtggaagctcgcggcgggggtgctgtgtgataagaaggtgccgcccaagcttaaaggcaaattctacagggtggtagtcagttcggccttgttgtatggagcggagtgttggccagttaagaactcccacatccaaaaaatgaaggtggcagaaatgcggatgttgcgctggatgtgtgggctgactagaggggatagagttcggaatgagactatccgggagaaggttggtgtgacttcagtggagtgcaagatgcgggaagcccgattgagatggttcggacacgtgaagaggaggggcatggatgccccggtccgtaggtgtgagaggctagcgttggatggttttaggcggggtaggggtaggccgaagaagtactggggtgaggtgattaggcgggacatggagcagttacagctcaccgaggacatgaccctagataggaaggtctggaggacgcgaattagggcagaggactagggccagtttgggtcactagtgtagggaattgcttggtgggggttttattcctgttatgattccgtgttccatgttttattacgaatctgtgtgctttcctctgctttcctctgttttatattagttatgggtgccgtatttatgttatgtaatctgcttctgtgctttactatgtgtttgtgtggtatttcgtgccttgagccggggtctatcggaaacagcctttctacttctttagaggtagaggtatggactgcgtacatcttaccccccagaccccactaggtgggaatacactgggtttgttgttgttgttgttgttgtacttgtCATTTCACAAAACCaagacataattatttttttttcacatttacccttaatcataaatatggagatatatcaatataatataatgtaaaataataatactaataaataaatagagaagaGTAATAAATAGGAGCAATTTAGTCAATTTAGCATGCAGTTAGCTTTTTTCTCAAGAGAGTGCAAACAAAAATGATGTctaagtattattattattattattatctttgttTGTGTCTTTtcttaattaagaaaataaaagtataagAACACTGACAGCCAAAAAATTGCCTATGGTGCTTTTAAATTTGACGTTTCATCAATTACGCTTAATAACAATAAGACATCATCAATTTGAAGAATCTCTCTATCAGGCCAGTTGTATAATTTGCGTAAAGGGAGCCTTTTTCTTAGTTTTGTCAATCTGAACACATACCACAAATTGTTGCACACGCCAATTTCATCTTCAGTACTTTATACTAATTAATTTGATGTAGAAAGGGAACAAGCATTTGGAAGATAAGTTGTActagttttttttcctttaagaAATAGGCTGGTGAGACAATTATCATGTTATTTCAATGTTGTTGCTGTCTAATAGGTTTTGCATTGTTTTCCTTATTAATTAatctattttcttcttcttttatgtgAATTTATTTCGCTTGAGTCGAGGGCTTTCAGAAACAAACTCTCTACCCCACAAGGTAATAGTAAGGTTTGTGTATATATTACCCTCTTCAGACTTGTCGTATTTCActtgtatgttgttgttataaGAAGTAGATTGGTGGCGATCATTCAAAACTTGCCGATGACGATTATTTTGTGAGTAAAAATTTATTGAAGAATTAAACCAAATTAACGGAAAAATAGGTTTACTTTTTTTTACTTCTAATCAGCACATTCATCTCAGATGTTAATTGTGATAAAAAGTAATATTATTAGTTTATGATAGAACTTAAACTCTTAAAGATAGCCACCAAAAGAAAACAATGAGAAAAGGacaagaagagaagaaaaaaacgTCATGTTTTATTCACTTATAAATTGTTAGGAAGTTTCGCTGTTAATTGTTACCATTACTATCAAGCCGTGAAACCTGGACTTAATATGTCACCGGTCGTGTTCGGGCGGCGTCGGCCAATGTCGTATATAGGAGACCCATCTTtgtcaaaattttgatttgatgTATCGACATATGTATTTGagcattaattaattttaatttatttatattaaatctattaaagaaaaaatattgtatTGAATCATAAAATATTAGTGAACGTTtgatgatgaaaattaaaagtttttaaGTTTGAGTGggaattgaagttgtatttgaccatgaatttaattaaaattgtttttttactttcttcatcacaaattattcgtcccaaattgagatgtcaccctgattaagaaaaataattaataacatacctaatttatcataatattccTATTAAATGACGTTTACATTTTAATATTAATGTAAagagtaaaacatgaaaaaaaaaattatctcttttttattaatgaaaaaagacaagtaaaataaaaaattaaattagaaaatttgagatgataatttgggacgaagggagatatttttgtgagaaaaaaagatggaaaaagtgaaaaaaaaaaaatctaaattttcatgaccaaacattaatttaaaattttatttggcATAAAGTAAAAATGGGACAGCCAAATGATAGTACAGAGACttataaatttctttttagtATAGCATATATCTAAATTAATCACGATGTGTCATCAGTCACGAGAATCTTCATGTAGCGAATGGATAGATGAATTACTTTTGGCCATAGCTGAGATATCAAGGCTTATTCTTTGTAATCCTAGCCATCATATTATGGTGGAAGAGCTATTTCTTGTtggatattaaaataaaatttccaaTATTTCTAGTATCTCTAATAATGTATCTAGGTTAATTGACTAACAAGCTAATTAGCACTTATAGATCTAAACATCACAACGATCCTGTAAAGATGAAGCTGTTGCATCAAAATATGAtagcaaaattgaaaaaaaaaaaaaagaagaaaattgatgATAAGAAAAGAGAATCTAACACTTATCCAGTAAGGATAAGTTTTGTAAcaaatattttagtttagtttacttgTATCTCTTTTTATCTGAGATTATTAGATGAAGATCATTACACATCTCTTGTTATATTTTGTCAAATATAAGTGCTAAATTATGTATACATTGttattttgttaaagaaatgaGTGTTGGATTATGTATCAGCTGAATTagctttttttttatctctttttagtTTAGAATAACATGAAgataattatatatctattgttaTATGTAGTTAGATAAAAGTACTCTCTTATTCATTTTATGtatgtcttattatttttatttcaattatatatGCAGAATAATATAtctcttattatttttaattatgtaacATATGTAGTACTTATATTTTTTGACAGTTAACTCTTATCTAATAAAGATGCAA
Coding sequences within:
- the LOC124885862 gene encoding uncharacterized protein LOC124885862; this encodes MLFADDVVLIDETRGGVNDKLEVWRQTLESKGFRVSRSKTEYVECKFNDVRRENEVVVKLEAQEVCKRDNFKYLGFVIQSNGEIDEDVSHRIGAEWMKWKLAAGVLCDKKVPPKLKGKFYRVVVSSALLYGAKPFAFPKNPLVLFIFSCNCMQEQDEKSVAGKAASAQMVAAVKQTTNPNQGEPVLKWQMG